Proteins encoded together in one Candidatus Margulisiibacteriota bacterium window:
- a CDS encoding flagellar motor protein MotB → MKAYKNKKVSIPVPVDPGAPRWSLMFGDLLSQILVFFVLLFSISNTNIVKYQQSIKSMQETLLSKTQLAKLAKNDIEKLMDIKKELDSNIKKSDYSSSISTDFDNNGIRIIINDSLFFDSGDSELLSSAVPALNTIINAINKSSYPVLVEGHTDNIPIVTDKYPSNWELSTGRACSVVKYFIDTGHLDPKRLVATGYADNRPVAQNISEENRAKNRRVEIKILEK, encoded by the coding sequence ATGAAAGCGTATAAAAATAAAAAAGTATCCATTCCTGTTCCCGTAGATCCCGGCGCTCCAAGATGGTCATTAATGTTCGGCGATCTGTTGTCTCAAATTCTGGTTTTTTTTGTTTTACTTTTCTCCATATCCAATACAAATATTGTTAAATACCAGCAATCCATTAAATCCATGCAGGAAACATTGCTCAGCAAAACCCAGCTGGCAAAACTGGCTAAAAATGATATCGAAAAATTGATGGATATAAAAAAAGAACTGGACAGTAATATTAAAAAATCTGATTACAGTTCGTCAATTTCTACTGATTTTGATAATAATGGTATTCGTATTATTATTAACGATTCACTTTTTTTTGACAGCGGGGACAGCGAATTATTATCATCTGCGGTTCCTGCCCTGAATACAATAATTAATGCCATCAATAAATCTTCTTACCCGGTTCTTGTTGAAGGACATACAGATAATATACCCATTGTAACGGACAAATATCCATCAAACTGGGAGCTTTCCACTGGCCGGGCCTGCAGTGTGGTCAAATATTTTATTGATACCGGTCATCTGGATCCTAAACGGCTGGTTGCTACAGGCTACGCGGATAATCGTCCTGTAGCCCAAAATATTTCAGAAGAAAACCGGGCCAAAAACCGGCGTGTAGAAATTAAAATATTGGAAAAATAA
- a CDS encoding MotA/TolQ/ExbB proton channel family protein — MATQSGYANRQYSRDFFTLLGIFSGFTLLFYAINNGGGIGQFLDLNSFLITFGGTIAATCISFPLHQVIKVFSVFLKIFSKRVRSLEEIIEAIVKLSFKAKQGGNLGLGKEENKIGDQFLKRGVSMVVDGLEAEMIDDLLSAEIEAQKERHLAGQQIFNTMANFAPAFGLIGTIIGLVQMLTRLSDPKSIGPAMALALITTFYGAIMANLIFLPIVEKLRTRMNEELMLMNVIKEGIIALRQNISARIIESKLNSYLPIKNRVSIKFNEAEK; from the coding sequence ATGGCGACTCAGAGCGGTTACGCAAACAGACAGTATTCCCGTGATTTTTTTACATTACTGGGTATTTTTTCCGGCTTTACTCTTCTTTTTTATGCAATCAACAACGGTGGAGGGATAGGTCAATTTTTAGACCTCAACTCTTTTCTCATTACTTTCGGCGGGACAATAGCCGCAACTTGTATAAGTTTTCCTCTTCATCAGGTAATCAAAGTTTTTAGTGTCTTTCTCAAAATTTTCAGTAAACGTGTGCGAAGCCTGGAAGAAATAATTGAAGCAATTGTTAAACTGTCATTTAAAGCAAAGCAGGGTGGCAACCTGGGACTGGGCAAAGAAGAAAACAAAATCGGCGATCAATTTTTAAAACGAGGTGTTTCAATGGTTGTAGACGGCCTGGAAGCGGAAATGATCGATGACCTGCTAAGCGCTGAAATTGAGGCACAAAAAGAACGTCATCTCGCAGGACAGCAAATATTTAATACAATGGCTAATTTCGCTCCGGCTTTCGGGCTCATTGGGACTATCATTGGACTGGTACAGATGCTTACAAGGCTCTCTGATCCGAAGTCTATAGGGCCGGCAATGGCTCTGGCTTTAATAACCACTTTTTATGGAGCGATAATGGCTAACCTGATTTTCTTACCTATAGTGGAAAAATTACGTACACGCATGAATGAAGAGCTCATGCTTATGAATGTTATTAAAGAAGGAATTATTGCTTTGAGACAAAATATAAGCGCACGTATTATAGAATCGAAACTTAATTCTTACCTGCCGATAAAAAACAGAGTTTCAATAAAATTTAATGAAGCTGAAAAATAA
- a CDS encoding cyclic nucleotide-binding domain-containing protein: MNIEQIQQQIPLYNIFEGLTPQDICDVANIIQYKTFREHDEIITEGDEQNKDLYLIVSGTVVAKISTQKEDSANINVMGKGQIFGELSLLTDVKRSATIEATSVVEIFCLSREKLENVAAHNNHVGLIIYKNIAKILADRIRNTNKLLKHTILWGW, encoded by the coding sequence ATGAATATCGAGCAGATACAGCAACAAATTCCTTTATATAATATATTTGAAGGACTTACCCCCCAAGACATTTGTGATGTGGCCAATATCATCCAATATAAGACATTCAGGGAACATGATGAAATAATCACTGAAGGTGATGAGCAAAACAAGGACCTGTATCTGATAGTCTCCGGAACAGTGGTAGCCAAAATTTCAACACAAAAGGAAGACAGCGCCAACATTAATGTAATGGGCAAGGGTCAGATTTTCGGAGAACTTTCGCTTTTAACTGATGTTAAGAGGTCTGCAACCATTGAAGCCACTTCAGTGGTGGAAATTTTCTGTCTGTCCAGGGAAAAACTTGAAAATGTGGCTGCTCATAATAATCATGTGGGTCTTATCATTTACAAAAATATAGCCAAAATCCTGGCGGATCGTATCAGAAATACCAACAAGTTACTAAAACACACCATTCTGTGGGGATGGTGA
- the leuD gene encoding 3-isopropylmalate dehydratase small subunit — protein MLLKGSAWKFGDHIDTDVIIPARYLTTSDPMELARYCMIDADKNFVQKIKAGDIMVAGVNFGCGSSREHAPIAIKAAGISAVIAETFARIFYRNAINIGLPILESPEASEKIKEGDKLEIDIAKGEIKNLTRNETYKAAPFPEFMQELITAGGLIEYTKKPSK, from the coding sequence ATGTTACTTAAAGGAAGTGCCTGGAAATTTGGTGACCATATAGATACTGATGTTATTATACCGGCCCGCTATCTGACCACTTCCGACCCTATGGAGCTGGCCAGATATTGCATGATAGACGCTGATAAAAACTTTGTACAAAAAATCAAAGCCGGGGATATTATGGTGGCCGGAGTTAATTTCGGCTGCGGTTCCAGCCGGGAACACGCTCCCATTGCCATTAAAGCCGCGGGAATAAGCGCGGTTATTGCCGAAACCTTTGCCCGCATATTTTACCGTAATGCCATAAATATCGGCCTACCTATTCTGGAAAGCCCTGAAGCTTCCGAAAAAATCAAGGAAGGCGACAAACTGGAAATAGACATTGCCAAAGGGGAAATAAAAAATCTGACCAGAAACGAAACTTACAAGGCTGCACCTTTCCCGGAATTTATGCAGGAACTTATCACAGCCGGTGGGCTTATTGAATACACTAAAAAGCCGAGCAAATAA
- the leuC gene encoding 3-isopropylmalate dehydratase large subunit — translation MGQTITQKILAAHAGKKTVAPGELIQAKVDIVLGNDITAPVAIKEFRKIGVDKVFAKDRIALIPDHFAPNKDIKSAEQVKILRDFAREMGIVHFYDVGEMGVEHALLPEKGIVGPGDLIIGADSHTCTYGALGAFSTGVGSTDMAAAMATGEAWFKVPESILFNITGKKKKWITGKDLILYIIGKIGVDGALYQSMEFSGEGLKQLSMDDRFTIANMAIEAGAKNGIFPVDYVTLGYVSGRTLRPYQVYASDPDALYIKSYEINMDDIELQVAFPHLPENSKNVSEAADVKIDQVVIGSCTNGRIEDLRIAAAIMKGKKVSRDLRCIVIPATQLIYKQALKEGLLEIFIDANAAVSTPTCGPCLGGHMGILAKGEKALATTNRNFVGRMGDAGSEVYLAGPAVAAASAITGYITDPGKI, via the coding sequence ATGGGGCAGACAATAACGCAAAAAATTTTAGCGGCACACGCAGGGAAAAAAACAGTTGCACCCGGAGAACTGATACAGGCTAAAGTTGATATAGTTCTAGGCAATGATATCACAGCACCGGTAGCAATTAAAGAATTTCGCAAAATCGGAGTAGACAAGGTTTTTGCTAAAGATCGTATTGCCTTGATACCTGACCATTTCGCGCCTAACAAAGATATCAAATCTGCCGAACAGGTGAAAATCCTCAGGGATTTTGCCCGGGAAATGGGCATTGTACATTTTTATGATGTCGGCGAAATGGGCGTGGAACACGCTCTGTTGCCCGAAAAAGGCATTGTAGGCCCCGGAGACCTGATCATCGGCGCTGACTCGCATACCTGCACTTATGGAGCACTTGGTGCTTTTTCCACTGGCGTAGGCAGTACGGATATGGCTGCGGCTATGGCCACCGGAGAAGCCTGGTTCAAAGTACCGGAAAGTATACTCTTTAATATAACCGGTAAAAAGAAAAAATGGATCACCGGCAAAGACTTGATCCTTTATATTATCGGGAAAATCGGCGTGGATGGAGCCCTGTACCAATCCATGGAATTCAGCGGCGAAGGGCTCAAGCAGCTGAGCATGGATGACCGCTTCACCATAGCCAATATGGCTATTGAAGCCGGGGCAAAAAACGGAATTTTCCCTGTTGACTATGTTACCCTGGGTTACGTAAGCGGCAGGACTTTGAGGCCGTATCAGGTATATGCCAGCGACCCTGACGCTCTGTATATAAAAAGTTATGAAATTAATATGGATGACATTGAACTGCAGGTTGCTTTTCCACATTTACCGGAAAACTCCAAAAATGTATCGGAAGCTGCCGATGTAAAAATAGATCAGGTAGTGATCGGCTCCTGTACCAATGGCCGCATAGAGGATTTGAGGATCGCGGCCGCGATTATGAAAGGCAAGAAAGTATCCAGGGATCTTCGCTGTATAGTGATCCCTGCCACACAGCTTATTTACAAACAAGCCTTAAAAGAAGGTCTGCTGGAGATATTTATTGATGCAAACGCCGCTGTTTCAACACCCACTTGCGGACCTTGTCTGGGAGGACACATGGGGATTCTGGCCAAAGGTGAAAAAGCGCTGGCCACTACCAACCGTAATTTTGTAGGCCGCATGGGAGACGCCGGAAGTGAAGTTTATCTGGCCGGACCTGCTGTAGCCGCAGCATCAGCTATTACCGGATATATTACAGACCCTGGTAAAATTTAA
- a CDS encoding Bax inhibitor-1/YccA family protein, translating to MVNKSNTQVATLEQKFFNRVYSWMTFALILTGVTALYVTASPGMQALVLGNPIILFGLIILELIAVASLAGAINKMSLATATYVFVGYSVLNGLTLSGIFMLYTGASIALAFFITAATFGVMTVYGYTTKSDLTQMGKLMFMGLIGIIIASLVNIFLRSPMMDWIISYVGVAVFIGLTAYDTQKIKAMLSTVGNDEVAYQKYSILGALTLYLDFINLFIMILRIVGNRNRDY from the coding sequence ATGGTCAACAAATCCAACACTCAAGTGGCCACACTTGAACAAAAATTCTTCAACCGCGTATACAGCTGGATGACATTCGCTTTGATTCTCACCGGCGTTACCGCCCTTTATGTGACTGCCTCTCCCGGCATGCAGGCACTGGTGCTGGGTAACCCGATAATACTCTTCGGGCTGATTATACTGGAGCTGATTGCTGTAGCCAGTCTGGCAGGAGCCATCAATAAAATGTCCCTGGCAACAGCGACTTATGTTTTTGTAGGGTATTCAGTCCTAAACGGGTTGACCCTTTCGGGAATTTTTATGCTATATACCGGAGCGTCTATTGCTCTGGCTTTTTTTATTACAGCAGCTACTTTTGGAGTTATGACCGTCTATGGCTACACCACTAAGTCCGACCTGACCCAAATGGGCAAGCTAATGTTTATGGGACTTATCGGTATTATCATTGCTTCTCTGGTAAACATTTTCCTGCGCAGCCCGATGATGGACTGGATCATTTCTTATGTGGGCGTGGCAGTATTTATAGGGCTAACGGCATATGACACACAGAAAATTAAAGCCATGCTCAGCACCGTGGGCAACGATGAAGTGGCTTACCAGAAGTATTCCATTCTGGGCGCGCTTACGCTCTATCTGGACTTTATTAACCTGTTTATTATGATCCTCCGGATCGTAGGCAACAGGAATAGGGATTATTAA
- a CDS encoding DUF4411 family protein, with protein MSITNSIYVFDTCTLSNIFNHYYSARFPTFWAKFDLMLKTKRITSVREVKNELALMNHIVMLDDWLKTNKDSFPAPTPDELSFITKIYSVKHFQQNLERKKLLHGGPFADPFVIARAKSINGTVVTEEKNKKNGRNIPNICEHFKIPCINFEDFLRRENWTF; from the coding sequence ATGTCTATAACTAACAGTATTTATGTATTTGATACATGTACATTATCTAATATTTTTAATCATTACTACTCTGCCAGATTCCCCACATTTTGGGCGAAATTTGACTTAATGTTGAAAACTAAGAGGATAACATCTGTAAGAGAAGTAAAAAATGAACTTGCTTTAATGAATCATATCGTTATGTTGGATGATTGGTTGAAAACAAATAAAGATTCCTTTCCTGCACCTACACCAGATGAGCTATCTTTTATAACAAAAATTTATTCGGTAAAACATTTCCAACAAAATCTTGAAAGAAAAAAATTGCTTCACGGTGGCCCTTTTGCAGATCCCTTTGTCATTGCAAGAGCAAAATCCATTAATGGTACTGTAGTTACTGAAGAAAAGAATAAAAAAAATGGAAGAAATATTCCTAACATTTGTGAACATTTTAAAATCCCTTGTATTAATTTTGAAGATTTTTTACGTAGAGAGAATTGGACATTTTAA
- a CDS encoding XRE family transcriptional regulator has protein sequence MNKNLPVNINILKWSRESIGLTIKDVANIIKKDIQLVAAWENGAESPTYSQLENLAYNVYKRPVAVFFFPEIPDEDNPKTDFRTLPSTIVNSLPPEIIKLYRKAKIFQLNIEELYEGNSLNQNRILDKFHISDAKNISNFVENIRDFLGISYEEQFSWQSHDIALKEWRELLERKGIFIFKDAFHNEDYSGFCLYDKLYPIIYINNSMPFSRQIFTVFHELAHLLFHKGGIDFRENNRLNFIENEYANYETVCNRFANEFLVPTKVFINENLIVSEKNISILAQKYSVSREVILRNFLDLKLIDNSFYKKMTMKWIDDLKLINQKKTPGGNYYYTNISYLGENYINLAFSKYYQNKISIENLSEYLNTKVKNIESFEHYVYN, from the coding sequence ATGAATAAAAATCTTCCTGTTAATATAAATATTTTAAAATGGTCGAGAGAATCTATAGGACTAACAATAAAAGATGTTGCAAATATAATTAAAAAGGATATTCAATTAGTTGCAGCATGGGAAAATGGTGCTGAATCACCCACCTATTCACAACTTGAAAATCTTGCATATAATGTTTATAAAAGACCTGTTGCAGTTTTTTTCTTCCCAGAGATACCTGATGAAGATAATCCTAAAACTGACTTTCGAACTCTTCCCAGCACCATAGTTAACTCGCTACCACCAGAAATTATAAAACTTTACAGGAAGGCCAAAATTTTTCAATTAAATATTGAGGAACTTTATGAAGGAAATTCTTTAAATCAGAATAGAATTCTTGATAAATTCCATATTAGTGATGCTAAAAATATATCTAATTTTGTAGAAAATATTCGTGATTTTCTTGGGATTTCCTATGAGGAACAATTTTCGTGGCAATCTCACGATATAGCATTAAAAGAATGGAGAGAACTACTTGAAAGAAAAGGAATCTTTATTTTTAAAGATGCTTTTCATAATGAAGATTATTCTGGCTTTTGTTTATACGATAAACTTTACCCAATTATCTACATTAACAACAGCATGCCGTTTTCTCGTCAAATTTTCACTGTATTCCACGAACTTGCTCACCTTCTATTTCACAAGGGAGGGATAGATTTTAGAGAAAATAATCGATTAAATTTTATTGAAAATGAGTATGCTAATTATGAAACTGTCTGTAATAGATTCGCAAATGAGTTTCTAGTTCCTACCAAGGTATTTATCAATGAAAATTTAATCGTTTCAGAGAAAAATATAAGTATATTAGCCCAAAAATATAGTGTGAGTAGAGAAGTAATATTAAGAAATTTTCTGGATTTAAAACTCATAGACAATTCTTTTTATAAAAAAATGACAATGAAATGGATTGATGACCTTAAACTAATTAACCAGAAAAAAACACCTGGTGGTAATTATTATTACACCAATATAAGTTATTTAGGTGAAAACTATATTAACCTTGCATTTAGTAAGTACTACCAAAACAAAATAAGTATAGAAAACTTATCGGAATATTTAAATACTAAAGTAAAAAATATTGAAAGTTTCGAACATTATGTCTATAACTAA
- a CDS encoding type II toxin-antitoxin system YafQ family toxin → MLALVVENTFQKDIKKLKKAGTYNFKEFDKVLDCLLNKKSLPAKYKNHKLLGYYNGYYDCHIKDNWVLLYKIDTKHNQLILARTGTHADVLGM, encoded by the coding sequence ATGCTTGCACTTGTTGTTGAAAATACGTTCCAAAAAGATATTAAAAAACTAAAGAAAGCCGGCACCTATAACTTTAAAGAATTCGATAAAGTATTAGACTGCCTATTAAATAAAAAGTCATTGCCTGCTAAATATAAAAATCATAAGCTTTTAGGATATTACAATGGTTATTATGATTGTCATATCAAAGACAACTGGGTGCTATTGTATAAAATCGATACTAAACACAATCAATTAATTCTAGCCAGGACTGGAACGCATGCTGATGTGCTGGGAATGTAA
- a CDS encoding type II toxin-antitoxin system RelB/DinJ family antitoxin, with translation MTKTITQAKSARVSTRIDPELKYDTEIILNELGLTPSEAIILFYKQILLKKGIPFEIKLPEKTLKSIINIEKGKNLTKYKNKQGMYKKLGI, from the coding sequence ATGACAAAAACAATAACACAAGCAAAATCGGCAAGGGTCAGTACCAGGATTGATCCCGAATTAAAATATGATACCGAAATAATTTTAAATGAGTTGGGCCTTACCCCATCTGAGGCCATCATATTGTTTTATAAACAAATATTGCTTAAAAAAGGTATCCCTTTTGAAATCAAATTGCCGGAAAAAACTCTAAAATCTATAATAAATATTGAAAAAGGTAAAAATCTTACGAAATACAAAAATAAGCAGGGAATGTACAAGAAACTAGGTATATAA
- a CDS encoding flavodoxin: MKTLVVYYSKTGTTKKLAERLAKELKADIEGLIDKKKRSGIMGWLIAGRDGMKRIATDIEPIKNKPANYDLVLIGGPLWGFTGVAPATRTYLLQNKDKIKKAAFFMTRGGGSPSDPALNDLKNVYGKAVAGTLDIKQSKIDSPETAEQIKAFVGVLTK, encoded by the coding sequence ATGAAAACATTAGTTGTTTATTATTCCAAAACAGGAACTACAAAAAAACTGGCTGAAAGGCTGGCCAAAGAGCTGAAAGCCGACATTGAAGGACTCATAGATAAAAAGAAAAGATCGGGAATAATGGGCTGGTTAATAGCCGGACGGGACGGAATGAAAAGGATAGCTACTGATATTGAGCCGATAAAAAACAAACCGGCGAATTACGACCTGGTGCTCATCGGCGGACCTCTATGGGGATTTACAGGAGTAGCTCCGGCCACCAGAACATATCTTTTGCAAAACAAAGATAAGATAAAAAAGGCTGCTTTCTTTATGACCAGAGGTGGCGGATCACCCAGTGATCCTGCCCTAAATGATCTGAAAAATGTTTATGGCAAAGCGGTTGCGGGGACATTGGATATCAAGCAAAGCAAAATCGACAGCCCAGAGACAGCTGAGCAGATCAAGGCTTTTGTGGGTGTTCTGACAAAATAA
- a CDS encoding class I SAM-dependent methyltransferase encodes MDKEYIAANSHFLTQDTRAKRWAVPYTYETVNVRAKILLDNNKKYIKNKRVLDLGCHFGTFAYIALQLGAGFVQGVDIEPVLLEQACEYFSVYKVNKSKYDFKVGNIIEYLETLPEKSFDTVLCFGLMYYIPDNYHLLSLLKKIAKKAIILDTFTAYYCAVQGKDSKAVLKSVTADTFKLPLMLHNLTQTEKSSYALPGTVTKGNKQLSLLSCPTITLLETYFKSLGFNYSGISWDKYLENPGLNWRVLSTNQGKKESHWTDVYSSEIRVSYLLEV; translated from the coding sequence ATGGACAAGGAATATATCGCTGCAAATTCTCATTTTTTAACACAAGACACCCGCGCCAAACGCTGGGCAGTTCCTTACACTTACGAAACAGTAAATGTCCGGGCAAAAATTTTACTGGACAATAACAAAAAATATATAAAAAACAAGCGCGTACTCGATCTGGGCTGCCACTTCGGCACTTTTGCTTATATAGCTTTGCAGTTGGGAGCCGGCTTTGTGCAAGGTGTGGATATTGAGCCAGTCTTACTGGAACAGGCCTGTGAATACTTTTCAGTATATAAAGTAAATAAAAGTAAATATGACTTTAAAGTCGGAAATATCATTGAATATCTGGAGACTCTGCCGGAAAAAAGTTTTGATACTGTCCTTTGTTTCGGCCTAATGTACTACATACCGGATAATTATCATCTGCTGTCATTATTAAAAAAAATAGCTAAAAAAGCCATAATTCTGGATACTTTTACTGCTTATTATTGCGCTGTGCAGGGCAAAGACAGCAAAGCTGTATTGAAATCTGTGACCGCGGATACTTTCAAACTGCCGCTTATGCTGCATAATCTTACCCAAACGGAAAAAAGTTCGTATGCACTGCCCGGAACAGTAACCAAAGGCAACAAACAACTCTCACTTCTATCCTGCCCTACCATAACTTTGCTGGAAACCTATTTCAAGTCACTTGGTTTTAACTATTCCGGAATAAGCTGGGACAAATATCTGGAAAATCCCGGACTAAACTGGCGGGTACTGAGCACCAATCAGGGCAAAAAAGAGTCGCACTGGACCGATGTCTATAGTAGCGAAATAAGGGTAAGCTACTTATTGGAAGTTTAG
- the cmoA gene encoding carboxy-S-adenosyl-L-methionine synthase CmoA — protein MKQDKIYRKPLSDIPPFSFNQEVADVFDDMINRSVPCYKELQYLLGKFALKFYQEKTQIYDLGCSTGETLYRIASQSQKKMKLTGVDSSAQMLAKAGVKCRKFPFIKFVEADLLSFEPEPCSVIIITYVLQFIPPSKRLKLLKKLFDSLLPGGIILLSEKILADHNQQTFFNLYAQFKLDNKYTELEIRQKREALENVLISYTIKENIGLLKKAGFKTAEPFFQYLNFCAMLAVK, from the coding sequence ATGAAACAGGACAAAATATACCGCAAGCCGCTGTCTGATATCCCGCCATTTTCCTTTAATCAGGAAGTCGCTGATGTGTTTGACGATATGATCAACCGATCCGTACCCTGCTATAAGGAACTGCAGTATTTGCTTGGCAAATTTGCTCTGAAATTTTATCAGGAAAAAACACAAATTTATGATCTTGGCTGTTCCACAGGTGAAACTTTGTACCGTATAGCATCACAGTCTCAGAAAAAAATGAAACTTACAGGAGTAGATTCCTCCGCGCAAATGCTGGCAAAAGCCGGGGTGAAATGCCGGAAATTTCCATTTATAAAATTTGTCGAAGCAGATCTCTTATCATTTGAGCCCGAACCCTGTTCGGTAATTATCATAACTTATGTATTACAGTTTATACCTCCGTCCAAAAGATTGAAACTTCTAAAAAAATTATTCGATTCTTTACTTCCCGGAGGCATAATACTGCTCAGTGAAAAAATTCTGGCCGACCATAATCAGCAGACATTTTTTAATCTTTATGCACAATTTAAGCTGGACAATAAATATACCGAACTGGAAATACGCCAGAAAAGAGAGGCATTGGAAAATGTACTAATAAGTTATACCATTAAGGAAAATATTGGTCTGCTGAAAAAAGCCGGATTTAAGACCGCTGAGCCTTTTTTTCAGTATCTTAATTTCTGCGCTATGCTGGCAGTAAAATAA